In the Amphiura filiformis unplaced genomic scaffold, Afil_fr2py scaffold_37, whole genome shotgun sequence genome, one interval contains:
- the LOC140144046 gene encoding ubiquinone biosynthesis O-methyltransferase-like — protein sequence MQNICARGIYLSLQHGTSKSCRILHHYHGGYRSVRKYHQISPCGFINRHFKPKIIHAASVLPASFRLTLNCVRTYSQANKKTQAQSTIDEEEIDKFRALSERWWDEIGEFQALHTLNDLRVPLIRDAALSGRDHRDERLALKMGPSPLKETLILDVGSGGGILAEPLARLGATVIGIDATEENIPIAQTHASHDPEIRTRLKYIHGTTDDLVATEAGMFDVVVASEVLEHVSDVGQLVSTCVDLVRPGGSVIFTTINKTWISYMLAVVGAEDIFRVVPSGTHDWEKFIPPEDLERILEQCGCEVKLVSGMLYNPLTHHWSWTDIESCNYALHAIKPEKQTTERGEPKEQVQDVTDSSTEKR from the exons ATGCAGAATATTTGTGCTCGTGGCATATATTTGTCACTTCAACATGGGACATCAAAAAGTTGCAGAATTCTGCACCATTACCATGGAGGttacagaagtgtcaggaaataCCACCAGATTTCACCGTGTGGTTTCATTAATAGGCACTTTAAGCCAAAAATAATACATGCAGCATCTGTTTTACCTGCATCATTTAG GTTAACTTTAAATTGTGTAAGAACATATTCTCAAGCCAACAAGAAAACTCAAGCACAGTCTACCATCGATGAGGAAGAAATAGACAAATTCCGAGCTCTATCAGAGAGGTGGTGGGATGAAATAGGGGAATTCCAGGCTCTTCACACATTAAATGACTTAAGAGTTCCGCTGATCAGAGATGCTGCATTGAGTGGAAGAGATCATAGAGATGAAAGATTGGCTCTAAAGATGGGACCATCACCATTAAAAGAAACTCTTATTTTGGATGTTGGCAGTGGAGGAGGTATTCTGGCAGAG CCTTTAGCCAGACTAGGAGCCACTGTTATAGGAATCGATGCAACAGAAGAAAACATACCAATAGCTCAAACGCACGCTTCACATGACCCCGAGATCCGCACTAGACTCAAGTACATCCATGGCACAACAGACGACCTTGTAGCAACAGAAGCAGGGATGTTTGATGTGGTTGTTGCATCAGAGGTACTGGAGCATGTCAGTGATGTAGGACAACTGGTATCTACTTGTGTTGACCTTGTCAGG CCTGGAGGTTCTGTCATATTTACAACCATCAATAAAACTTGGATATCATACATGCTGGCTGTGGTTGGTGCTGAAGATATCTTTAGGGTGGTCCCATCTGGAACACACGATTGGGAGAAGTTTATACCACCAGAAGACCTGGAGAGAATTCTTGAACAGT GCGGATGTGAAGTGAAACTTGTGAGTGGTATGTTGTACAACCCTCTCACACACCACTGGTCCTGGACTGATATAGAGAGCTGCAACTATGCATTACATGCTATAAAACCAGAGAAACAGACTACTGAAAGAGGTGAACCAAAGGAACAGGTGCAAGATGTAACAGACTCATCAACTGAGAAGAGATAA